The genome window GATGGATTAGTCGTTGTGgatgcaactaacaattattttcattgttgatgaATCTGAAACCGCTTTAGCAATTAATTGATTGTTACTTATtctatgaaatgtaaaaaaaaaatgcagagcCAAAGGTGGCGTCATCATGTTGCTTCTTTTGCCtcaccaacagtccaaaaccccaaaatatttcatttgccATAATACAATACAAAGCAAACTATAACATCATCACATAtcagagactggaaacagagaatGTTTGGCTTTTGCCATTGCTTGACAAGTGACTATAAACTATCGATCAGTTATCAAAATTGTTGATGATTATTTTGCAAGCTTGTAAGTATTTCCATATAAAACACTAACATTTACCACAAAGTAATGACAAAGGCtgagtttgatatttttattttaagtaaatTTTCTGTTAGGGAAAAACAATCAAACGATGTACTTTTGAACAGAAAAGAATAATTTAATGACTTAAGCAGGTACCGTGCCTCCATAAAGCGCTCTTTTACCCTCTTACATGTTTCACTTTGTTGGAAAATGCAAATGGATTCATAAAGGATGAAGACATGTATTAACAACAGAGGGATGCAGATGGTTGAATAAAGCAAATGATATTCCTCCAGATAAGATCCTTATCCTTCACACCAAAGGTGCAGCCAGACACTAACAGCGTAGCATTTTATTCCACTTCACTTTGTTCCATTGGATGATAtcactgaagaaagaaaatatccATTTGCAGACGGCCCAGAAATGACTTTACTCCCAGGTGAGTAGCCCAGGTGAGGCTTTTCCTCCATCACACAGAGGATGTGTCCATCAGTCCACTTTTTGTTCAGCTTTTAGCTGCTGCATTGCTGCTAAAGCCTCCTCCCTGGCTTTGTAGCCCCGCAGTTCTGTCTGAAGCTCCCCAGGCTTTGGCGGGATCTCTGGTATAGtctgaaaaacaagacaacacaaacacagttaaacACATACTGAAAGACTGTTTGGTTGGGTGGTGTTGTATTTTGTTCCTGTTCCCGTGCATACCTGGTC of Chelmon rostratus isolate fCheRos1 chromosome 6, fCheRos1.pri, whole genome shotgun sequence contains these proteins:
- the c6h12orf73 gene encoding protein BRAWNIN translates to MPAGVSWPRYLRMFSACVLSMFAGAQVVHQYYLPDLTIPEIPPKPGELQTELRGYKAREEALAAMQQLKAEQKVD